Proteins from one Clupea harengus chromosome 17, Ch_v2.0.2, whole genome shotgun sequence genomic window:
- the emc9 gene encoding ER membrane protein complex subunit 9: protein MGEVELSCLAYVKMYLHSCLFPRCSVNGLLLSSSPVGGPLCVTDCVPLLHSHLPLAPITQVALTQVDVWCAQTQQRIVGYYQANACVSDSSPTPCALKIADKIAEQCSGAVLLMIDGAKMSQGYRVPPIVMYERKDSRWTLKDKHMIMLRQWEETRSVANQLLDSGDHTLLVDFDSHLDDITKDWTNQKLNAKIAELASPVNGNV, encoded by the exons ATGGGGGAGGTAGAGTTATCCTGCCTGGCCTATGTGAAGATGTATCTACACTCTTGCCTGTTTCCCCGGTGCAGCGTTAACGGCCTGCTGTTATCATCCAGTCCAGTAGGGGGTCCTCTATGTGTTACAGACTGTGTGCCTCTTCTCCACTCGCACCTGCCACTGGCACCCATCACACAGGTCGCCCTCACACAG GTGGATGTTtggtgtgcacagacacagcagaggaTTGTGGGATACTATCAAGCAAATGCTTGTGTATCAGATAGCAG TCCAACACCTTGTGCCTTGAAGATAGCAGACAAGATTGCTGAGCAGTGTAGTGGTGCAGTACTGCTTATG ATTGATGGGGCCAAAATGTCTCAAGGATACAGGGTGCCTCCCATAGTGATGTATGAGCGCAAAGACTCCCGCTGGACACTGAAGGACAAACACAT GATAATGCTGAGACAGTGGGAGGAGACTCGTTCAGTAGCCAATCAGCTGCTTGACTCAGGAGACCACACGCTTTTGGTGGATTTTGACAGTCATTTGGATGACATAACAAAGGACTGGACCAATCAAAAACTGAATGCCAAAATAGCAGAACTGGCCTCTCCTGTCAATGGGAACGTGTGA